The following coding sequences are from one Epinephelus moara isolate mb chromosome 7, YSFRI_EMoa_1.0, whole genome shotgun sequence window:
- the naxd gene encoding ATP-dependent (S)-NAD(P)H-hydrate dehydratase isoform X3, producing the protein MRLMIRTICVQLSALKRSPSLVFDRYYSLGSTSHRGMDDDILSLVKSIVPPLTSKKHKGQDGRIGIIGGCQDYTGAPYFAAISALKVGADLSHVFCTKDAATVIKSYSPELIVHPVLDSPNAVEEIEKWLPRLHGLVVGPGLGREEALLRTAKEVIEKSKARDIPIVIDADGLWLVTQQPSVIQGYQKGILTPNIMEFTRLYEALHHEPMDSSDHQRSVMQLSVAMGNLTMVLKGEHDLITDGSKVVSCSVEGSGRRCGGQGDLLSGSMGVLAHWAHAASAAGTVRSVNPSVVAAFGACSLTRQCNSQAFQRHGRSTTTSDMIQEIGSAFKKLFES; encoded by the exons ATGCGACTCATGATCAGGACCATTTGTGTGCAGTTGTCAGCGCTGAAACGCAGCCCCAGTTTAG TGTTTGACCGCTACTACAGTTTGGGGTCGACATCACACAGAGGTATGGACGATGACATCCTCTCACTGGTGAAGAGCATAGTCCCTCCACTGACATCCAAAAAGCACAAGGGACAAGATGGACGTATTGGGATCATTGGAGGATGCCAAGA CTACACTGGAGCTCCATACTTTGCTGCCATCTCAGCACTGAAAGTG GGAGCCGACCTGTCTCATGTGTTCTGCACCAAAGATGCTGCAACTGTAATCAAATCATACAGCCCTGAGCTCATAGTTCATCCTGTTCT GGACAGTCCTAATGCAGTGGAAGAGATAGAAAAATGGCTCCCAAGACTTCACGGCCTTGTGGTGGGACCAGGTCTAGGGAGAGAAGAAGCGTTACTGAGAACAGCAAAG GAGGTGATAGAGAAGTCTAAAGCACGAGATATCCCTATAGTCATTGATGCA GACGGATTATGGCTAGTTACACAGCAACCATCTGTTATTCAAGGGTACCAGAAGGGCATCCTCACACCTAACATCATGGAGTTCACTCGGCTGTACGAGGCTCTG CACCATGAGCCCATGGACAGCAGTGATCATCAACGCAGCGTCATGCAGCTCAGCGTAGCCATGGGCAACCTCACTATGGTGCTTAAAGGAGAGCATGATCTCATCACAGATGGCAGTAAGG TGGTCTCATGCAGTGTCGAGGGCAGTGGGAGAAGATGTGGTGGACAGGGGGATCTTCTGTCGGGATCTATGGGAGTTTTAGCACATTGGGCACATGCTGCCTCTGCAGCAGGAACAGTCAGAAG TGTAAATCCATCAGTGGTTGCAGCATTCGGGGCCTGTTCTCTCACAAGACAGTGCAACAGTCAAGCATTCCAGCGGCACGGCAGGTCCACCACCACATCAGACATGATCCAGGAGATTGGCTCGGCCTTCAAAAAGCTATTTGAAAGCTAA
- the naxd gene encoding ATP-dependent (S)-NAD(P)H-hydrate dehydratase isoform X1 has protein sequence MQANTTRGFLWSDVETRTLLNIWGEQDIQAALDGNFRNSFVYRDVSRRLGAMGFERTPEQCRVRIKSLKRQYLLAKEGNLRNNGQYHKICKFYDTMERILSNRPALDPQEFIEGGAGGEEAGDGLEEDGEDAQDAYSESTGECPYPAETEVKLEYPTVPIPIPVKVTVGNNSTPVRPHNSSQPASNLSARAPKRARKRRANFPMEKLMEQFLEQSAQAEDNFYRMEEQRLQAEDHRREAEHARELHMLQMLGQMFSSISSTARPGSAASPSKTAPPARAPAFSSASLSCTRGQAGHLRRPSPQTDCCTQQSQLLNPDPQALVFDRYYSLGSTSHRGMDDDILSLVKSIVPPLTSKKHKGQDGRIGIIGGCQDYTGAPYFAAISALKVGADLSHVFCTKDAATVIKSYSPELIVHPVLDSPNAVEEIEKWLPRLHGLVVGPGLGREEALLRTAKEVIEKSKARDIPIVIDADGLWLVTQQPSVIQGYQKGILTPNIMEFTRLYEALHHEPMDSSDHQRSVMQLSVAMGNLTMVLKGEHDLITDGSKVVSCSVEGSGRRCGGQGDLLSGSMGVLAHWAHAASAAGTVRSVNPSVVAAFGACSLTRQCNSQAFQRHGRSTTTSDMIQEIGSAFKKLFES, from the exons ATGCAAGCGAACACAACGCGGGGCTTCTTGTGGTCGGATGTGGAGACGAGGACGTTGTTGAACATCTGGGGGGAGCAGGACATCCAGGCGGCGCTGGATGGAAACTTCCGAAACAGCTTCGTGTACCGCGACGTTTCCCGGAGGCTGGGGGCGATGGGGTTTGAGAGGACGCCGGAGCAATGCAGGGTGCGCATCAAGAGCCTCAAGAGACAGTACTTGTTAGCCAAGGAGGGCAATCTGCGCAACAACGGGCAGTATCACAAGATCTGTAAGTTTTATGACACCATGGAGAGGATTTTAAGCAACCGGCCCGCTCTTGACCCTCAGGAGTTCATAGAGGGCGGGGCGGGAGGAGAGGAGGCCGGGGATGGCctggaggaggatggagaggatgCTCAGGATGCTTACTCCGAGAGCACAGGGGAGTGTCCTTACCCTGCAGAGACTGAAGTCAAGTTGGAATACCCAACTGTACCCATCCCTATACCAGTTAAAGTGACAGTGGGCAACAACA GCACTCCAGTAAGACCGCACAACAGCAGCCAGCCGGCCAGTAATCTCTCAGCCAGGGCACCCAAACGTGCGAGGAAGCGGCGTGCAAACTTCCCCATGGAGAAACTAATGGAGCAGTTCCTGGAGCAGAGCGCCCAGGCTGAGGACAACTTCTACCGtatggaggagcagcggctgcAGGCAGAGGACCACCGCAGGGAAGCCGAGCACGCCAGGGAGCTGCACATGCTTCAGATGCTCGGTCAGATGTTCTCCAGCATCTCCTCCACGGCCAGACCCGGCTCTGCGGCCAGTCCCTCCAAAACAGCTCCTCCTGCCCGCGCTCCTGCGTTCTCCAGTGCCTCCCTGTCGTGTACACGAGGCCAGGCCGGTCACCTGAGACGCCCTTCACCCCAGACAGACTGTTGCACCCAGCAAAGTCAGCTGTTGAACCCAGATCCCCAGGCTTTAG TGTTTGACCGCTACTACAGTTTGGGGTCGACATCACACAGAGGTATGGACGATGACATCCTCTCACTGGTGAAGAGCATAGTCCCTCCACTGACATCCAAAAAGCACAAGGGACAAGATGGACGTATTGGGATCATTGGAGGATGCCAAGA CTACACTGGAGCTCCATACTTTGCTGCCATCTCAGCACTGAAAGTG GGAGCCGACCTGTCTCATGTGTTCTGCACCAAAGATGCTGCAACTGTAATCAAATCATACAGCCCTGAGCTCATAGTTCATCCTGTTCT GGACAGTCCTAATGCAGTGGAAGAGATAGAAAAATGGCTCCCAAGACTTCACGGCCTTGTGGTGGGACCAGGTCTAGGGAGAGAAGAAGCGTTACTGAGAACAGCAAAG GAGGTGATAGAGAAGTCTAAAGCACGAGATATCCCTATAGTCATTGATGCA GACGGATTATGGCTAGTTACACAGCAACCATCTGTTATTCAAGGGTACCAGAAGGGCATCCTCACACCTAACATCATGGAGTTCACTCGGCTGTACGAGGCTCTG CACCATGAGCCCATGGACAGCAGTGATCATCAACGCAGCGTCATGCAGCTCAGCGTAGCCATGGGCAACCTCACTATGGTGCTTAAAGGAGAGCATGATCTCATCACAGATGGCAGTAAGG TGGTCTCATGCAGTGTCGAGGGCAGTGGGAGAAGATGTGGTGGACAGGGGGATCTTCTGTCGGGATCTATGGGAGTTTTAGCACATTGGGCACATGCTGCCTCTGCAGCAGGAACAGTCAGAAG TGTAAATCCATCAGTGGTTGCAGCATTCGGGGCCTGTTCTCTCACAAGACAGTGCAACAGTCAAGCATTCCAGCGGCACGGCAGGTCCACCACCACATCAGACATGATCCAGGAGATTGGCTCGGCCTTCAAAAAGCTATTTGAAAGCTAA
- the rab20 gene encoding ras-related protein Rab-20, whose product MKKPDVKLVLLGDMNVGKTSLLHRYTERKFKDTISTVGGAFFLKQWGPYNISIWDTAGREQFHGLGSMYCRGAAAVILTYDVTNWQSLCELEERFLSLTDTANHDCIYAIVGNKVDLTDPKAQLCQDSDVASEDQTECEEERTEPQVPSACPTPPASPASLSWVTVQKQVTPEDAAALYVRILRYKGLEEKNSLPAEKMCFETSAKTGYNVDNLFEALFDLVLPSILRKRNENQESPTVDLEECRGGGNKKAKSGCC is encoded by the exons ATGAAGAAGCCCGACGTGAAGCTTGTTCTCCTGGGAGACATGAACGTGGGGAAGACGTCGCTGCTCCACAGGTACACGGAGAGGAAGTTCAAAGACACCATCAGCACCGTCGGAGGGGCGTTTTTCCTCAAACAGTGGGGACCTTACAACATCTCAATATGGGACACTGCTG gTCGTGAACAGTTCCACGGGTTGGGCTCCATGTACTGTCGTGGAGCAGCCGCTGTCATTCTGACTTACGACGTCACCAACTGGCAGAGCCTGTGTGAGCTGGAGGAGCGCTTCCTGTCCCTCACTGATACCGCAAACCATGACTGCATTTATGCTATAGTGGGCAACAAGGTGGACCTCACAGACCCTAAAGCCCAGCTGTGCCAGGACTCAGATGTGGCGTCTGAGGACCAAACTGagtgtgaggaggagaggacagaaCCACAGGTGCCGTCTGCTTGCCCCACACCCCCCGCCTCCCCTGCATCCCTCTCTTGGGTGACGGTGCAAAAACAGGTTACGCCCGAGGATGCAGCAGCTCTTTATGTGAGAATACTGCGCTACAAAGGCCTGGAGGAGAAGAACAGCCTGCCTGCAGAGAAGATGTGTTTCGAGACGAGCGCCAAGACGGGCTACAATGTGGACAATCTGTTTGAGGCACTGTTTGATCTGGTGCTGCCTTCCATCCTGAGGAAGAGAAATGAGAACCAGGAGTCTCCAACGGTGGACCTGGAGGAGTGCAGGGGGGGCGGCAACAAGAAGGCCAAATCTGGCTGCTGCTAG
- the naxd gene encoding ATP-dependent (S)-NAD(P)H-hydrate dehydratase isoform X2: MPQEVQMLVFCFITLALSIVATLVCLNEKVFDRYYSLGSTSHRGMDDDILSLVKSIVPPLTSKKHKGQDGRIGIIGGCQDYTGAPYFAAISALKVGADLSHVFCTKDAATVIKSYSPELIVHPVLDSPNAVEEIEKWLPRLHGLVVGPGLGREEALLRTAKEVIEKSKARDIPIVIDADGLWLVTQQPSVIQGYQKGILTPNIMEFTRLYEALHHEPMDSSDHQRSVMQLSVAMGNLTMVLKGEHDLITDGSKVVSCSVEGSGRRCGGQGDLLSGSMGVLAHWAHAASAAGTVRSVNPSVVAAFGACSLTRQCNSQAFQRHGRSTTTSDMIQEIGSAFKKLFES, encoded by the exons ATGCCGCAGGAGGTTCAGATGCTCGTCTTTTGCTTTATCACACTTGCTCTGTCGATTGTCGCCACACTGGTGTGTTTGAACGAGAAAG TGTTTGACCGCTACTACAGTTTGGGGTCGACATCACACAGAGGTATGGACGATGACATCCTCTCACTGGTGAAGAGCATAGTCCCTCCACTGACATCCAAAAAGCACAAGGGACAAGATGGACGTATTGGGATCATTGGAGGATGCCAAGA CTACACTGGAGCTCCATACTTTGCTGCCATCTCAGCACTGAAAGTG GGAGCCGACCTGTCTCATGTGTTCTGCACCAAAGATGCTGCAACTGTAATCAAATCATACAGCCCTGAGCTCATAGTTCATCCTGTTCT GGACAGTCCTAATGCAGTGGAAGAGATAGAAAAATGGCTCCCAAGACTTCACGGCCTTGTGGTGGGACCAGGTCTAGGGAGAGAAGAAGCGTTACTGAGAACAGCAAAG GAGGTGATAGAGAAGTCTAAAGCACGAGATATCCCTATAGTCATTGATGCA GACGGATTATGGCTAGTTACACAGCAACCATCTGTTATTCAAGGGTACCAGAAGGGCATCCTCACACCTAACATCATGGAGTTCACTCGGCTGTACGAGGCTCTG CACCATGAGCCCATGGACAGCAGTGATCATCAACGCAGCGTCATGCAGCTCAGCGTAGCCATGGGCAACCTCACTATGGTGCTTAAAGGAGAGCATGATCTCATCACAGATGGCAGTAAGG TGGTCTCATGCAGTGTCGAGGGCAGTGGGAGAAGATGTGGTGGACAGGGGGATCTTCTGTCGGGATCTATGGGAGTTTTAGCACATTGGGCACATGCTGCCTCTGCAGCAGGAACAGTCAGAAG TGTAAATCCATCAGTGGTTGCAGCATTCGGGGCCTGTTCTCTCACAAGACAGTGCAACAGTCAAGCATTCCAGCGGCACGGCAGGTCCACCACCACATCAGACATGATCCAGGAGATTGGCTCGGCCTTCAAAAAGCTATTTGAAAGCTAA
- the naxd gene encoding ATP-dependent (S)-NAD(P)H-hydrate dehydratase isoform X4 — protein sequence MDDDILSLVKSIVPPLTSKKHKGQDGRIGIIGGCQDYTGAPYFAAISALKVGADLSHVFCTKDAATVIKSYSPELIVHPVLDSPNAVEEIEKWLPRLHGLVVGPGLGREEALLRTAKEVIEKSKARDIPIVIDADGLWLVTQQPSVIQGYQKGILTPNIMEFTRLYEALHHEPMDSSDHQRSVMQLSVAMGNLTMVLKGEHDLITDGSKVVSCSVEGSGRRCGGQGDLLSGSMGVLAHWAHAASAAGTVRSVNPSVVAAFGACSLTRQCNSQAFQRHGRSTTTSDMIQEIGSAFKKLFES from the exons ATGGACGATGACATCCTCTCACTGGTGAAGAGCATAGTCCCTCCACTGACATCCAAAAAGCACAAGGGACAAGATGGACGTATTGGGATCATTGGAGGATGCCAAGA CTACACTGGAGCTCCATACTTTGCTGCCATCTCAGCACTGAAAGTG GGAGCCGACCTGTCTCATGTGTTCTGCACCAAAGATGCTGCAACTGTAATCAAATCATACAGCCCTGAGCTCATAGTTCATCCTGTTCT GGACAGTCCTAATGCAGTGGAAGAGATAGAAAAATGGCTCCCAAGACTTCACGGCCTTGTGGTGGGACCAGGTCTAGGGAGAGAAGAAGCGTTACTGAGAACAGCAAAG GAGGTGATAGAGAAGTCTAAAGCACGAGATATCCCTATAGTCATTGATGCA GACGGATTATGGCTAGTTACACAGCAACCATCTGTTATTCAAGGGTACCAGAAGGGCATCCTCACACCTAACATCATGGAGTTCACTCGGCTGTACGAGGCTCTG CACCATGAGCCCATGGACAGCAGTGATCATCAACGCAGCGTCATGCAGCTCAGCGTAGCCATGGGCAACCTCACTATGGTGCTTAAAGGAGAGCATGATCTCATCACAGATGGCAGTAAGG TGGTCTCATGCAGTGTCGAGGGCAGTGGGAGAAGATGTGGTGGACAGGGGGATCTTCTGTCGGGATCTATGGGAGTTTTAGCACATTGGGCACATGCTGCCTCTGCAGCAGGAACAGTCAGAAG TGTAAATCCATCAGTGGTTGCAGCATTCGGGGCCTGTTCTCTCACAAGACAGTGCAACAGTCAAGCATTCCAGCGGCACGGCAGGTCCACCACCACATCAGACATGATCCAGGAGATTGGCTCGGCCTTCAAAAAGCTATTTGAAAGCTAA